In Flavobacterium praedii, the DNA window AAGGGCATTTTAAAGATAATCCAGTTACACCAGGAGTTATTTTGATCGAAGTGATGGCTCAAATAGGATTGGTTTGCTTGGGTGTATTTTTATTAAATGAAAAAGTTAATAAAAATACTTTAATGGCTTTAACATCAACAGAAATAGAATTTTTAAAACCTGTTTTTCCGAATGAAAAAGTAACTGTTCATTCTCGAAAAATCTATTTTAGATTTGGAAAATTGAAATGCAAAGTGAGTATGCAAAATGAGAAAAAAGAAATAGTTTGCAGTGGGACAATCTCAGGAATGGTGATTTAAAATACAAATAAAATGAAAAATCGAGTTGTCATAACAGGTCTTGGTATAGTAGCTCCAAATGGAGTGGGACTGGATGCGTTTGAACATGCTGTAAAAAACGGTATTTCTGGAATCAGACATTTTGAGGAATTAGAAAGATTGAAATTTTCCTGTCAAATAGCTGGAATGCCTGTTGTTTTAAATGAATTGGCTTTGCACTATTTTACTGAATTAGAGCTTAAAAATTTCAATGCGACAGGTATTTTATATGGTGTTATCGCTGGAATCGATGCTTGGAAAGATGCAGGTTTATCAATGGAAATACGAGACGATCCTGATTGGGATAGTGGAACTATTTTTGGAGCAGGAACATCTGGGATAGAAAAATTTAGAGAAAGCATATATAAGATTGATGATTTTAAAACCCGAAATTTAGGAAGCACAAGTGTTATTCAAACGATGAATAGTGGTATAAGTGCCTATTTAGCAGGTAAATTGGGCTTGGGTAATCAAGTTACAACTAATTCTTCAGCCTGTACAACAGGGGCTGAAAGTATAATTATGGCTTATGACCGCATAAAATCGGGACAAGCCAAGAGAATTTTAGCAGGTAGTACAAGTGATTCTGGACCCTATATTTGGGGAGGATTTGATGCAATGCGAGTTTGTACTTTCAAACATAATGATTCACCAGAAACAGGATCAAGGCCTATGTCTGCCAGTGCTTCGGGATTTGTTCCAGCCAGTGGAGCAGGGTCATTGGTTTTAGAGGATTTAGAAACTGCTTTAGCAAGAGGAGCTAGAATATATGCAGAAGTTTTAGGAGGGGCCTTAAATTCTGGAGGACAAAGAGGATTGGGAACATTAACAGCACCAAATCCAGTTGCGGTTCAAAAATGCATTCAGAAAGCCATGGCAAATGCTGGAATTAAAGGTCAAGATGTTGATGCTATTAATGGGCATCTTACCGCTACGACGAAGGATAGTTTGGAAATTTCAAATTGGAGTGAAGCATTAGGGCGTAAAGGAATAGATTTTCCGTATATCAATTCTTTGAAATCCACCGTAGGTCATTGTTTGTCTGCGGCAGGAAGTATAGAAAGTGTAGCATC includes these proteins:
- a CDS encoding 3-hydroxyacyl-ACP dehydratase FabZ family protein gives rise to the protein MEKIDIISKLPYSKPFLFVDKIIKIDENGVEGEYTFDADLDFYKGHFKDNPVTPGVILIEVMAQIGLVCLGVFLLNEKVNKNTLMALTSTEIEFLKPVFPNEKVTVHSRKIYFRFGKLKCKVSMQNEKKEIVCSGTISGMVI
- a CDS encoding beta-ketoacyl-[acyl-carrier-protein] synthase family protein yields the protein MKNRVVITGLGIVAPNGVGLDAFEHAVKNGISGIRHFEELERLKFSCQIAGMPVVLNELALHYFTELELKNFNATGILYGVIAGIDAWKDAGLSMEIRDDPDWDSGTIFGAGTSGIEKFRESIYKIDDFKTRNLGSTSVIQTMNSGISAYLAGKLGLGNQVTTNSSACTTGAESIIMAYDRIKSGQAKRILAGSTSDSGPYIWGGFDAMRVCTFKHNDSPETGSRPMSASASGFVPASGAGSLVLEDLETALARGARIYAEVLGGALNSGGQRGLGTLTAPNPVAVQKCIQKAMANAGIKGQDVDAINGHLTATTKDSLEISNWSEALGRKGIDFPYINSLKSTVGHCLSAAGSIESVASVLQLYKGYVFPNRNCEDVHPEITSIIDVSRIPMELIEKEVTIVLKASFGFGDVNGCVVFKKFTT